In Sinorhizobium sojae CCBAU 05684, a single window of DNA contains:
- the phnL gene encoding phosphonate C-P lyase system protein PhnL: protein MATPLVVSEVSKSFTMHLRDGIRLPVVADVAFSVKSGECVVLGGPSGVGKSSILKMLYGNYGVDEGQILMEHDGRLVNLAAAEPRLVLEVRRVTLGYVSQFLRVVPRVSALDIVAEPLQARGVAVEEARERAADVLSKLNLPNALWDLPPATFSGGEQQRVNIARGFITDHKILLLDEPTASLDARNRAVVVEMIAAKKAEGAALVGIFHDEKVRDAVADRIIDVSEFSPRKSAV, encoded by the coding sequence ATGGCTACTCCGCTTGTTGTTTCAGAAGTCTCCAAGAGCTTCACCATGCACCTGCGCGATGGGATCCGCCTGCCCGTGGTGGCTGACGTCGCCTTTTCCGTCAAGTCCGGCGAATGCGTGGTTCTCGGTGGTCCTTCCGGCGTTGGCAAGAGCTCGATCCTGAAGATGCTCTACGGCAATTACGGCGTCGACGAAGGCCAGATCCTGATGGAGCATGACGGCCGGCTCGTGAACCTCGCCGCGGCCGAGCCGCGCCTGGTACTCGAGGTGCGCCGCGTGACGCTCGGCTATGTCAGCCAGTTCCTGCGCGTCGTGCCGCGCGTCTCCGCCCTCGATATCGTCGCCGAGCCGTTGCAGGCGCGCGGCGTCGCGGTCGAGGAGGCGCGCGAGCGGGCGGCGGACGTGCTGTCGAAACTCAACCTGCCGAATGCCCTCTGGGACTTGCCGCCTGCCACCTTCTCCGGCGGCGAACAGCAGCGCGTCAACATCGCCCGCGGCTTCATCACCGACCACAAGATCCTGCTGCTCGACGAGCCGACCGCCTCGCTCGACGCCAGGAACCGTGCCGTCGTCGTCGAGATGATCGCCGCAAAAAAGGCCGAGGGCGCGGCGCTCGTCGGCATCTTCCACGACGAGAAAGTGCGCGACGCCGTCGCCGACCGCATCATCGACGTATCCGAGTTCTCGCCGAGGAAGAGTGCCGTATGA
- the phnK gene encoding phosphonate C-P lyase system protein PhnK: MSAAPLLKVNDVSKFYGSRIGCRNVSFELYPGEVLAIVGESGSGKTTLLSCLSTRLLPTSGIVEYHMRDGQYRDLARMGEAERRFLMRTDWGFVHQNPADGLRMTVSAGANVGERLMAVGGRHYGRIRATAGDWLKRVEIGEDRIDDQPRAFSGGMRQRLQIARNLVTSPRLVFMDEPTGGLDVSVQARLLDLVRGLVHDLGLSAIIVTHDLAVARLLSHRMMVMKDGAVIEQGLTDRVLDDPRQPYTQLLVSSILQV; this comes from the coding sequence ATGAGCGCTGCACCGCTCCTCAAGGTCAATGACGTGTCGAAGTTCTACGGGAGCCGCATCGGCTGCCGCAACGTCTCCTTCGAACTCTATCCGGGCGAAGTGCTTGCGATCGTCGGCGAGTCCGGCTCCGGCAAGACCACCCTGCTCTCCTGCCTGTCTACACGGCTGTTGCCGACCTCCGGCATCGTCGAATACCACATGCGCGACGGCCAGTACCGCGATCTCGCGCGCATGGGCGAGGCGGAGCGCCGCTTCCTGATGCGGACCGACTGGGGCTTCGTGCACCAGAATCCGGCCGACGGGCTCCGGATGACGGTCTCGGCCGGCGCCAATGTCGGTGAGCGGCTGATGGCGGTCGGCGGCCGGCACTATGGCAGGATCCGTGCCACCGCCGGCGATTGGCTGAAACGCGTAGAGATCGGCGAGGATCGGATCGACGACCAGCCGCGCGCCTTTTCCGGCGGCATGCGCCAGCGCCTGCAGATCGCCCGCAATCTCGTGACCTCCCCGCGCCTCGTCTTCATGGACGAGCCGACAGGCGGCCTCGACGTCTCCGTACAGGCACGCCTGCTCGACCTCGTGCGCGGGCTCGTGCACGATCTGGGACTCTCGGCGATCATCGTCACGCACGATCTCGCAGTGGCGCGGCTCCTGTCGCACCGGATGATGGTGATGAAGGACGGTGCCGTCATCGAACAGGGGCTCACCGACCGGGTGCTCGACGATCCGCGCCAGCCCTACACCCAGCTTCTCGTCTCATCGATCCTGCAGGTCTGA
- a CDS encoding alpha-D-ribose 1-methylphosphonate 5-phosphate C-P-lyase PhnJ, which produces MNDFATYNFAYLDEQTKRMIRRAILKAIAIPGYQVPFASREMPMPYGWGTGGVQVTAAILGPDDVLKVIDQGADDTTNAVSIRAFFQKVAKVAVTTRTMEATIVQTRHRIPEEPLKEGQTLVYQVPIPEPLRFLEPRETETRKMHALQEYGLMHVKLYEDIARNGHIATTYAYPVKVEGRYVMDPSPTPKFDNPKMHMSAALQLFGAGREKRIYAVPPFTEVVSLDFEDHPFEIQKFDKPCALCGADNVYLDEVVLDDKGGRMFVCSDTDHCEDRRAQGHGGSMLARPEREGKEAAR; this is translated from the coding sequence ATGAACGACTTTGCCACCTACAATTTCGCCTATCTCGACGAACAGACGAAGCGGATGATCCGACGGGCGATCCTCAAGGCGATCGCCATTCCCGGCTATCAGGTGCCGTTTGCCTCGCGCGAAATGCCGATGCCCTATGGCTGGGGCACCGGCGGCGTGCAGGTCACCGCCGCGATTCTTGGGCCTGACGATGTGCTGAAGGTCATCGACCAGGGCGCGGACGACACCACCAACGCCGTCTCGATCCGAGCCTTCTTCCAGAAGGTCGCCAAAGTCGCGGTCACCACCAGAACCATGGAGGCGACGATCGTTCAGACGCGCCACCGCATCCCCGAGGAGCCGCTCAAGGAGGGCCAGACGCTCGTCTATCAGGTGCCGATCCCCGAGCCCTTGCGCTTCCTCGAGCCGCGCGAGACCGAGACGCGCAAGATGCACGCGCTCCAAGAATACGGCCTCATGCATGTGAAGCTCTATGAGGACATCGCCCGCAACGGCCATATCGCCACGACCTACGCCTATCCGGTGAAGGTCGAGGGCCGCTATGTCATGGACCCTTCGCCGACGCCGAAATTCGACAATCCGAAGATGCACATGTCCGCGGCGCTGCAGCTCTTCGGCGCAGGCCGCGAGAAGCGCATCTATGCGGTGCCCCCCTTTACCGAAGTCGTCAGCCTCGATTTCGAGGACCATCCCTTCGAGATCCAGAAATTCGACAAGCCCTGCGCGCTCTGCGGCGCCGACAACGTCTATCTCGACGAAGTGGTGCTCGACGACAAGGGCGGGCGGATGTTCGTCTGCTCCGATACCGACCATTGCGAAGACCGGCGAGCGCAAGGCCATGGCGGTTCCATGCTCGCCCGTCCCGAGCGCGAAGGCAAGGAGGCCGCCCGATGA
- a CDS encoding carbon-phosphorus lyase complex subunit PhnI has product MYVAVKGGEAAIANAHRLLADRRRGDRARPAITIEQVMEQLGLAVDRVMAEASLYDRSLAALAVRQARGDMIEAIFILRAYRTTLPRFGSSEPIDTAKMKIERRISATYKDLPGGQLLGPTFDYTHRLIDPSLLGDAAVAEPARKEPGDEVMRVSDILDSEGLIENDGTMPEGHVVGDLTREPMEFPMPRDLRLQALARGDEGFLLALAYSTQRGYGRTHPFVGEIRIGEVEIELDLPELGFAVSIGVVRITECQMVNQFKGSANEPPQFTRGYGLVFGQSERKAMSMSLVDRALRTDEFGEDIVAPAQDQEFVISHADNVQATGFVEHLKLPHYVDFQAELDLVRRMRREYEAARDSMKEAAE; this is encoded by the coding sequence ATGTATGTAGCCGTCAAAGGCGGGGAAGCTGCCATCGCCAATGCCCATCGGCTGCTTGCCGATCGCCGCCGCGGCGATCGCGCGCGGCCGGCGATCACCATCGAGCAGGTCATGGAGCAGCTCGGCCTCGCCGTCGACCGCGTCATGGCGGAAGCTTCGCTCTACGACCGATCCCTCGCCGCCCTTGCTGTGCGCCAAGCGCGCGGCGACATGATCGAGGCGATCTTCATCCTGCGTGCCTACCGCACCACGCTGCCCCGCTTCGGCTCGTCCGAGCCAATCGACACTGCGAAGATGAAGATCGAGCGGCGCATCTCGGCAACCTACAAGGACCTGCCCGGCGGCCAACTGCTCGGCCCCACCTTCGACTATACCCACCGCCTCATCGACCCGTCTCTGCTCGGCGACGCAGCCGTCGCCGAACCGGCCCGCAAGGAGCCGGGCGACGAGGTGATGCGCGTCTCCGACATCCTCGACAGCGAGGGGCTGATCGAAAACGACGGGACGATGCCGGAGGGCCATGTCGTGGGCGACCTGACCCGCGAACCGATGGAATTCCCGATGCCGCGCGACCTGCGCCTGCAGGCGCTCGCCCGCGGCGACGAAGGCTTTCTGCTGGCGCTCGCCTACTCCACCCAGCGCGGCTACGGCCGCACCCATCCTTTCGTCGGCGAGATCCGCATCGGGGAGGTCGAGATCGAACTCGACCTTCCTGAGCTTGGCTTCGCCGTCTCGATCGGGGTCGTCCGCATCACCGAATGCCAGATGGTCAACCAGTTCAAGGGCTCAGCCAATGAGCCGCCGCAATTCACCCGCGGCTATGGTCTCGTCTTCGGCCAGAGCGAACGCAAGGCCATGTCCATGTCGCTCGTCGACCGGGCGCTCAGGACCGACGAGTTCGGCGAGGACATCGTCGCTCCCGCCCAGGACCAGGAGTTCGTCATCTCGCACGCGGACAACGTCCAGGCGACGGGATTCGTCGAGCACCTGAAGCTGCCGCATTACGTCGACTTCCAGGCGGAACTCGACTTGGTTAGGCGTATGCGCCGCGAATATGAGGCCGCCCGCGACAGCATGAAGGAGGCCGCCGAATGA
- the phnH gene encoding phosphonate C-P lyase system protein PhnH has product MGAQSQIYAGAFADPVFAAQSVFRMLMDCFARPGTIGRPSAGAEPPSPLGRASGAVALTLCDHDTPVWLSPTLSKSAMPQWIAFHTGASITEVKAEARFAFIEKGGAIPGFDQYALGSQEYPDRSTTLVIEVEALTGGCRMIARGPGIKGETTVAPKGLPDVFLDLWKANRAIFPPGIDLVLTAEEGVLCLPRTTRLSIEE; this is encoded by the coding sequence ATGGGCGCCCAATCGCAAATCTACGCCGGTGCCTTTGCCGACCCGGTCTTTGCGGCACAATCGGTCTTCCGCATGCTGATGGACTGCTTCGCCCGACCCGGCACTATTGGCCGCCCTTCGGCAGGCGCCGAACCGCCGTCCCCGCTCGGCCGGGCCAGCGGTGCGGTCGCGCTGACCCTTTGCGATCACGATACGCCTGTCTGGCTCTCCCCGACACTTTCCAAATCCGCGATGCCGCAATGGATCGCCTTCCATACCGGCGCCAGCATCACGGAAGTCAAGGCCGAGGCCCGCTTCGCCTTCATCGAGAAAGGCGGCGCAATCCCCGGCTTCGACCAGTACGCGCTCGGTTCGCAGGAATATCCGGACCGCTCGACGACCCTGGTGATAGAGGTGGAGGCCCTGACGGGCGGATGCCGAATGATCGCTCGCGGACCGGGGATCAAGGGCGAGACCACCGTCGCGCCGAAAGGACTGCCCGACGTTTTCCTCGATCTCTGGAAGGCCAACCGGGCGATTTTCCCCCCCGGCATAGACCTGGTGCTGACGGCCGAAGAAGGCGTTCTCTGCCTGCCACGCACGACCAGATTGTCGATCGAGGAGTGA
- the phnG gene encoding phosphonate C-P lyase system protein PhnG — translation MNATEKHDHDDLPEPAAERREAMRLLARATGAELAAAWQAIADKPEVAAVRGPETGLVMVRGRIGGGGDPFNLGEATVTRATVRLSSGEIGHGQLLGTDKERARFAAIFDALYQNPAYRPAVEALHRQIAARLLNEERRKAEETAATRVDFFTMVRGED, via the coding sequence ATGAACGCGACGGAAAAGCATGACCATGACGACCTTCCGGAACCCGCCGCCGAACGGCGCGAAGCCATGCGGCTTCTCGCCCGCGCCACGGGCGCCGAGCTCGCCGCCGCCTGGCAGGCAATCGCCGACAAACCGGAAGTGGCGGCGGTGCGCGGACCCGAAACAGGACTGGTCATGGTGCGCGGCCGTATCGGCGGTGGCGGCGACCCGTTCAATCTGGGCGAGGCGACGGTGACGCGTGCGACGGTCAGGCTTTCAAGCGGCGAGATCGGTCACGGACAATTGCTCGGCACCGACAAGGAGCGCGCCCGCTTTGCGGCGATCTTCGACGCGCTCTATCAGAACCCGGCATATAGACCCGCCGTCGAGGCACTGCACCGGCAGATCGCAGCGCGCCTACTAAACGAGGAGCGCCGCAAGGCCGAGGAAACGGCTGCGACCCGCGTCGATTTCTTCACCATGGTCCGGGGAGAGGATTGA
- the phnF gene encoding phosphonate metabolism transcriptional regulator PhnF, with product MVARKTIERRTGVALWRQITDRIRLAIGNGEYDATGMVPPETALAREFGVNRHTVRSALAALAEEGLVRAVQGRGTLIERKDRVIYPISRRTRFSAGLGRQVKEIGSSLLGHSKVQASGEVAAALALPPGSLVVELQTVSSGDGRPLSATVAYFPAERFPEMAQQYARLGSVTKAFAAQGLDDYVRVSTEIVARHAGAAELELLKLSPGAIVLEALSVNADLDGRPVEYSRTRFAADRMKFRIET from the coding sequence ATGGTGGCAAGGAAGACGATCGAGCGGCGGACTGGGGTTGCGCTCTGGCGGCAGATCACGGATCGCATACGGCTCGCGATCGGCAATGGCGAGTACGATGCGACCGGAATGGTGCCGCCCGAGACGGCGCTGGCGCGCGAATTCGGCGTCAACCGGCACACGGTGCGCAGCGCCCTGGCGGCGCTTGCGGAAGAGGGGCTTGTGCGAGCCGTCCAAGGGCGCGGCACGCTGATCGAGCGCAAGGACCGGGTGATCTATCCGATCTCCCGGCGGACCCGTTTTTCTGCGGGACTCGGCCGGCAGGTGAAGGAGATCGGCTCAAGCCTGCTCGGACACAGCAAAGTGCAGGCAAGCGGTGAGGTCGCCGCCGCCCTTGCGCTTCCGCCGGGATCCCTGGTGGTGGAACTGCAGACCGTCAGCAGCGGCGACGGGCGGCCGCTCTCGGCAACCGTTGCCTATTTTCCGGCGGAACGGTTTCCTGAAATGGCGCAGCAATATGCGCGTCTTGGGTCCGTCACGAAGGCGTTTGCGGCACAAGGGCTCGACGACTATGTCCGTGTGTCGACGGAGATCGTCGCCCGACACGCCGGTGCGGCGGAGCTCGAGCTTCTCAAGCTTTCGCCCGGCGCGATCGTCCTTGAGGCGCTCTCGGTCAATGCCGATCTGGACGGACGGCCCGTCGAATACTCGCGCACGCGTTTTGCCGCAGATCGGATGAAGTTCAGGATCGAGACTTAG
- a CDS encoding DUF1905 domain-containing protein, producing MEQFDFEAELWLYPGKGGWHFVTLPQDIAVQIRFAAEPTKTGWGSQAVLARAGRTEWTTSIFPDKSSGSFLLPLKAEVRRKENLTTGQTVKVALMLTRA from the coding sequence GTGGAACAGTTCGATTTCGAAGCGGAGCTTTGGCTCTATCCTGGGAAAGGCGGCTGGCATTTCGTCACGCTGCCACAGGACATTGCCGTGCAGATCAGGTTCGCGGCCGAGCCGACGAAGACCGGCTGGGGCAGCCAAGCCGTGCTCGCGCGGGCGGGCAGGACCGAATGGACGACATCCATCTTTCCAGACAAGAGCTCGGGCTCGTTTCTCCTGCCGCTAAAGGCGGAGGTGCGACGGAAAGAGAATTTGACGACCGGCCAAACCGTGAAGGTTGCGTTGATGCTGACTCGTGCCTAG
- a CDS encoding selenium-binding family protein, with protein sequence MATWRPDPSFYPSPRMAAKAPRETLAYVAAFDPDRQRPDAIAVVDVAPASPTYSQIVGQVEMPNVGDELHHFGWNACSSCLCPNAPHPHVERRYLVVPGLRSSRLHIIDTKPDPRRPEIVRIIEPSEIAERANYSRLHTIHCGPEGIYVNALADRNGNAPGGIFLLDHDSFDVLGQWELDRGPQKLAYDFWWHLGHDTMITSEWGTPDTFENGLVPEVLLGSKYGRRLHFWDLTKRKHVQEIDFGEEHQLVFELRPAHDPTKAYGFVGCVISLKDLSASIWTWYREGDKWAVKKVIEIPAEPADPDLLPPVLKDFKAVAPLVTDIDLSMDDRFLYVSCWGTGDMIQYDVSDPFAPKETGRVRIGGIASRASHPKASNGALNGGPQMVEISRDGKRVYFTNSLYGAIDPQFYPEGIDGWMVKLDVGDNGGIGFDENFFVDWPKGHRPHQVRLEGGDCSSDSYCYP encoded by the coding sequence ATGGCGACGTGGCGACCCGATCCTTCCTTCTACCCATCACCGCGCATGGCTGCAAAGGCTCCCAGGGAGACCCTTGCCTATGTCGCTGCCTTCGACCCGGACCGGCAACGGCCCGACGCGATCGCGGTTGTCGACGTCGCTCCGGCGTCCCCGACCTACTCGCAAATCGTCGGGCAGGTCGAGATGCCGAATGTCGGCGACGAGCTCCATCATTTCGGCTGGAATGCCTGCTCGTCCTGCCTCTGTCCCAATGCGCCGCATCCGCATGTGGAGCGACGCTATCTGGTCGTGCCCGGCCTGAGGTCATCGCGGCTTCACATCATCGACACCAAGCCGGACCCGAGGAGGCCTGAGATCGTCCGCATCATCGAGCCGTCGGAGATTGCCGAAAGGGCGAATTACTCGCGGCTGCACACGATCCATTGCGGCCCCGAAGGGATTTACGTCAACGCGCTCGCCGACCGGAACGGCAATGCGCCGGGCGGGATCTTCCTCCTCGACCACGACAGCTTCGACGTGCTCGGTCAGTGGGAATTGGATCGCGGACCGCAAAAGCTCGCCTATGATTTCTGGTGGCATCTCGGCCATGACACGATGATCACCAGCGAGTGGGGAACGCCAGATACCTTCGAGAACGGCCTCGTTCCCGAGGTGCTGCTCGGTTCGAAATACGGCCGACGGCTGCATTTCTGGGATCTCACCAAGCGCAAGCACGTGCAGGAGATCGACTTCGGCGAGGAACATCAACTCGTCTTCGAACTGCGCCCGGCCCACGACCCGACCAAGGCCTATGGCTTCGTCGGCTGCGTCATCAGCCTGAAGGATCTCTCCGCCTCGATCTGGACCTGGTATCGCGAGGGCGACAAATGGGCGGTGAAGAAGGTCATCGAGATCCCGGCGGAGCCCGCCGATCCGGATCTGCTGCCGCCGGTCCTCAAGGATTTCAAGGCGGTCGCGCCGCTCGTGACCGACATCGATCTCTCGATGGACGATCGCTTCCTCTATGTTTCCTGCTGGGGCACCGGCGATATGATACAGTACGACGTTTCGGATCCCTTCGCGCCGAAGGAGACGGGGCGGGTACGGATCGGCGGCATAGCCTCGCGGGCCAGCCATCCGAAGGCGTCGAACGGTGCGCTGAATGGCGGCCCGCAAATGGTCGAGATCAGCCGTGACGGCAAGCGGGTCTATTTCACCAATTCGCTCTATGGCGCGATCGACCCGCAGTTCTACCCGGAGGGTATCGACGGCTGGATGGTGAAGCTCGACGTCGGCGACAATGGCGGCATTGGCTTCGACGAGAACTTCTTCGTCGATTGGCCGAAGGGGCATCGGCCGCATCAGGTTAGGCTCGAAGGAGGCGATTGCTCCTCGGATTCCTATTGCTATCCTTAA
- a CDS encoding glutathione S-transferase family protein — MSKLVLNVIKPSVNNMTVRVFVRAAKLDFVEHDVYGQTRTPEYLARAPSHLTPMIETADLPKGALWESCAIMQYLCNKHRLDQFYPKEPERRAMIDSAMFYLIGTFYPYLARATYPALHFPQYPGEVGYSDADHDTKETARKTAADAIAEPLEVFHTFYMAGKPFIGGDQPSIADIRLAATLEFLEAIDYPLPAWATTHMEAVEKTLGTAYSEPAADVRGYIAYVKAQRNEELTGTA; from the coding sequence ATGTCGAAGCTAGTACTCAATGTGATCAAGCCCAGCGTCAACAATATGACGGTTCGCGTGTTCGTAAGGGCAGCGAAACTCGATTTCGTAGAACACGACGTTTACGGGCAGACGCGCACCCCCGAATATCTGGCGAGGGCACCCTCGCATCTGACGCCGATGATCGAAACGGCGGACCTGCCCAAGGGTGCGCTCTGGGAAAGCTGCGCCATCATGCAATATCTCTGCAACAAGCACAGGCTCGACCAGTTCTACCCCAAGGAGCCGGAAAGGCGCGCGATGATCGACAGCGCCATGTTCTACCTGATCGGCACCTTCTATCCCTATCTCGCACGCGCCACCTATCCGGCTCTCCATTTCCCGCAATATCCGGGCGAGGTCGGCTACAGCGATGCCGACCATGACACCAAGGAGACAGCGCGCAAGACCGCCGCGGATGCGATTGCCGAACCGCTGGAGGTCTTCCATACCTTCTACATGGCTGGCAAGCCCTTCATCGGCGGAGACCAACCGTCGATCGCCGACATTAGACTGGCCGCTACACTCGAATTTCTCGAGGCGATCGACTATCCCCTGCCGGCCTGGGCGACGACCCATATGGAAGCGGTGGAGAAAACGCTCGGGACGGCCTATTCCGAACCGGCCGCCGACGTTCGCGGCTACATCGCCTATGTGAAGGCGCAGCGGAACGAGGAGCTTACGGGAACCGCCTGA
- a CDS encoding VOC family protein, whose product MRKLQSQGVHHITLVGADRQTSIDFWEGVLGMPFIFEQPNLDRASESHLYFDPGDGRLITIFTDENRRPDPNRTPTDIGCVHHIAFAVSRATFQQAVERLNEREIRHSGVKDRGFMDSIYFEDPLGLLIELASYRFEPPAGHTHAEVLMEAHKIRVARGDYAIAEVHLADAIEALVQRARPTLSADRAPKNPY is encoded by the coding sequence ATGCGAAAGCTGCAATCGCAAGGGGTCCATCACATCACTCTGGTCGGCGCAGACCGGCAGACATCGATCGATTTCTGGGAAGGCGTGCTCGGCATGCCCTTCATCTTCGAACAACCGAACCTCGACCGGGCATCGGAAAGCCATCTCTATTTCGATCCGGGCGACGGGCGGCTGATCACCATATTCACCGACGAGAATCGCAGGCCCGACCCGAACCGTACGCCGACGGATATCGGCTGTGTGCACCACATCGCCTTCGCCGTGTCGCGCGCCACCTTTCAGCAGGCGGTGGAGCGGTTGAACGAGCGGGAGATCCGGCACAGCGGCGTCAAGGATCGCGGCTTCATGGATTCGATCTATTTCGAGGACCCGCTCGGTCTCCTGATCGAACTTGCCTCCTACCGCTTCGAACCGCCGGCCGGCCATACCCATGCCGAGGTGCTGATGGAGGCGCACAAAATCCGGGTGGCGCGCGGCGACTACGCTATTGCCGAGGTGCATCTCGCCGATGCGATCGAAGCGCTCGTACAACGCGCGCGGCCGACGCTGTCGGCCGATCGCGCGCCGAAGAATCCTTACTGA
- the scpA gene encoding methylmalonyl-CoA mutase has protein sequence MTEKTIKDWEALAEKELKASPEKIVWQTPEGIAVKPLYMREDLANLAHLDSLPGLEPFVRGPRATMYAGRPWTIRQYAGFSTAEESNTFYRKNLAAGQQGVSVAFDLATHRGYDSDHPRVVGDVGKAGVAIDSAEDMKILFDGIPLDRVSVSMTMNGAVIPILANFIVTGEEQGVPREKLSGTIQNDILKEFMVRNTYIYPPEPSMRIVADIIEYTAKEMPKFNSISISGYHMQEAGATLVQELAFTLADGREYVRAALAKGLDVDDFAGRLSFFFAIGMNFFMEAAKLRAARLLWTRIMKEFNPQNPSSLMLRTHCQTSGVSLAEQDPYNNVIRTAFEAMSAVLGGTQSLHTNSFDEAIALPTEFSARIARNTQLILQHETGVTKVVDPLAGSYYVESLTNELAEKAWALIEEVEALGGMTKAVNAGLPKRLIEEAATRRQAAVDRGEEVIVGVNKFRLENEHPIDILQIDNAAVRTAQIKRIEETRRRRDSLKVKETLETLAEVAASGKGNLLAAAVEAARARATVGEISEAMRAAFGDYTAVPEVVTDIYGKAYEGDPELGVLAARIGEVTRRLGQKPKILVAKLGQDGHDRGAKVIASAFGDIGFDVVAGPLFQTPEEAADLALAEEVTVIGVSSLAAGHKTLMPKLAEALKTRGGQDIIVVCGGVIPRQDYEYLMDNGVSAVFGPGTHVLDAARAVLDLIEGKRRNI, from the coding sequence ATGACCGAGAAGACAATCAAGGACTGGGAAGCCCTCGCTGAAAAGGAGCTGAAGGCCTCCCCAGAAAAAATCGTCTGGCAGACGCCGGAAGGCATTGCGGTCAAACCGCTCTACATGCGCGAGGACCTCGCGAATCTCGCGCACCTTGACTCGCTGCCCGGCCTGGAGCCGTTCGTACGCGGACCGCGCGCCACCATGTATGCGGGCCGACCCTGGACAATCCGGCAATATGCCGGCTTCTCGACCGCTGAGGAATCCAACACCTTCTACCGCAAGAATCTCGCCGCGGGGCAGCAGGGCGTCTCCGTCGCTTTCGACCTCGCGACCCATCGCGGCTATGACAGCGATCATCCGCGCGTGGTCGGCGACGTCGGCAAGGCAGGTGTGGCGATCGACTCGGCCGAGGACATGAAGATCCTCTTCGATGGCATCCCGCTCGACAGGGTTTCCGTCTCGATGACCATGAACGGCGCGGTGATCCCGATCCTCGCCAATTTCATCGTCACTGGCGAGGAACAGGGCGTTCCCCGCGAAAAACTCTCCGGGACCATCCAGAACGACATCTTGAAGGAGTTCATGGTCCGCAACACCTATATCTACCCGCCCGAGCCTTCGATGCGGATCGTCGCGGACATCATCGAATATACCGCGAAAGAGATGCCCAAGTTCAATTCGATCTCCATTTCCGGCTACCACATGCAAGAGGCGGGCGCGACGCTCGTCCAGGAGCTCGCCTTCACGCTTGCCGATGGGCGCGAGTATGTGCGGGCGGCGCTCGCCAAGGGGCTGGACGTCGACGATTTCGCCGGCCGGCTCTCCTTCTTCTTCGCGATCGGCATGAACTTCTTCATGGAGGCGGCGAAGCTGCGCGCCGCGCGGCTGCTCTGGACCCGCATCATGAAGGAGTTCAACCCGCAAAACCCATCATCGCTGATGCTCAGGACGCACTGCCAGACGTCCGGCGTCTCGCTTGCCGAGCAGGACCCCTACAACAACGTCATCCGCACTGCCTTCGAGGCAATGTCGGCCGTGCTCGGCGGCACGCAATCGCTGCACACCAACTCCTTCGACGAGGCAATCGCGCTGCCGACGGAATTTTCCGCCCGGATCGCCCGCAACACGCAACTGATCCTGCAGCACGAGACCGGGGTCACCAAGGTCGTCGATCCGCTCGCCGGCTCCTATTATGTCGAGAGCCTGACGAATGAGCTTGCGGAAAAGGCCTGGGCACTGATCGAGGAGGTGGAGGCGCTTGGCGGCATGACCAAGGCGGTCAATGCCGGGCTGCCGAAGCGGCTGATCGAGGAGGCGGCGACCCGGCGCCAGGCAGCAGTCGACCGCGGCGAGGAGGTCATCGTCGGCGTCAACAAGTTTCGCCTCGAAAACGAACATCCGATCGACATCCTCCAGATCGACAACGCCGCGGTCCGCACGGCACAGATCAAGAGGATCGAGGAGACCAGACGGCGCCGCGATTCGCTGAAAGTGAAGGAAACGCTGGAAACCTTGGCCGAAGTGGCGGCGAGCGGCAAGGGCAATCTTCTGGCCGCAGCCGTCGAGGCGGCGCGGGCGCGCGCCACCGTCGGCGAGATCTCCGAAGCGATGCGGGCCGCCTTCGGCGATTACACGGCCGTGCCGGAGGTGGTCACCGACATCTATGGCAAGGCCTATGAGGGCGATCCGGAACTCGGCGTGCTGGCCGCCCGGATCGGCGAAGTCACCAGGCGGCTCGGCCAGAAGCCGAAGATTTTGGTGGCCAAACTCGGCCAGGACGGCCACGACCGCGGCGCCAAGGTGATTGCGTCAGCGTTCGGCGACATCGGCTTTGACGTCGTCGCCGGGCCGCTGTTCCAGACGCCCGAGGAGGCGGCTGATTTGGCGCTTGCTGAAGAGGTCACCGTCATCGGCGTCTCCTCGCTTGCGGCCGGTCACAAGACGCTGATGCCGAAGCTCGCGGAAGCACTGAAGACGCGTGGCGGCCAAGACATCATCGTGGTCTGCGGCGGCGTCATCCCGCGGCAGGACTATGAGTACCTCATGGACAACGGCGTCTCCGCGGTCTTCGGCCCCGGCACCCATGTGCTCGATGCCGCCCGCGCGGTGCTCGACCTGATCGAAGGCAAGCGTCGCAATATCTGA